One window of Microcoleus vaginatus PCC 9802 genomic DNA carries:
- a CDS encoding DUF3122 domain-containing protein, with protein sequence MNNLSTKPSLFKALTVISLCLSLILAVNPPAFASIHKYPETAETVMFRSVQSLRDTDDKAWQVVLYKRVKSGVVKSLNLRLVGFPGTELQHPVPLKVAAGKREIGNANDIWNDSGLPINVGEYDFKSIITQLESNRPLLLNLPVKNQKETELLVPPFAVREWRLLLDRN encoded by the coding sequence ATGAACAATCTCAGTACAAAACCTTCCCTTTTCAAGGCTTTAACTGTAATTAGCTTGTGCTTGTCACTAATCTTAGCTGTCAACCCGCCCGCTTTCGCCTCGATTCACAAATATCCAGAAACTGCCGAGACAGTAATGTTCCGATCCGTACAAAGCCTGCGTGATACAGATGACAAAGCATGGCAAGTTGTTTTGTACAAGCGAGTCAAGTCGGGAGTAGTAAAGTCTTTAAATCTGAGATTAGTAGGATTTCCCGGAACAGAATTGCAGCACCCGGTTCCGCTGAAAGTTGCTGCGGGCAAGCGCGAAATTGGCAATGCTAATGATATTTGGAACGATTCGGGTTTGCCAATTAATGTCGGAGAATACGATTTCAAATCAATAATTACACAATTAGAAAGTAATCGACCTTTGCTGTTGAATTTGCCCGTGAAAAATCAAAAAGAAACAGAATTGCTGGTTCCTCCCTTTGCTGTCAGAGAATGGCGGTTGTTGTTAGACAGAAACTAA
- the rplU gene encoding 50S ribosomal protein L21 encodes MTYAIIETGGKQFRVEPGRFYDIELLHVEAESKVTIDKVFLIQHEGEVHIGQPLLENATVEGTVLRHFRGRKVLVYKMQRKKKTRKKKGHRQETTRFMIDSISVNGTVLAARDLTAAVVETPQTAETDSE; translated from the coding sequence ATGACTTACGCAATCATTGAAACCGGCGGCAAACAATTTCGGGTAGAACCAGGCCGCTTCTACGACATCGAACTGCTTCACGTTGAAGCTGAATCCAAAGTCACCATAGACAAAGTATTTCTGATCCAGCACGAAGGCGAGGTTCATATCGGCCAGCCTCTACTAGAAAATGCCACTGTAGAAGGAACGGTTCTCCGGCATTTCCGGGGCCGCAAAGTCCTCGTCTACAAGATGCAGCGGAAAAAGAAAACTCGGAAGAAAAAAGGGCACCGTCAAGAAACAACTCGCTTCATGATTGACTCGATTAGCGTGAACGGTACAGTCTTGGCGGCCAGAGACTTAACTGCAGCAGTTGTGGAAACCCCCCAAACCGCCGAAACTGATTCAGAATAA
- a CDS encoding 50S ribosomal protein L27 yields the protein MAHKKGTGSTRNGRDSNSQRLGVKKYGGQVVRAGNILIRQRGTKFHPGNNVGIGRDDTLFAMIDGVVTFERKGKTRKKVSIYPVVAAPVAEPVAEAVAV from the coding sequence ATGGCCCACAAGAAAGGTACAGGCAGTACACGTAACGGACGCGACTCTAATTCCCAGCGTCTGGGTGTCAAAAAGTACGGCGGTCAAGTTGTCCGAGCAGGCAACATTTTGATCCGTCAGCGCGGCACCAAATTTCACCCCGGTAACAATGTTGGTATCGGCAGAGATGATACTCTGTTTGCCATGATTGACGGTGTGGTGACTTTTGAAAGAAAAGGCAAAACTCGCAAGAAAGTCAGCATTTATCCTGTTGTAGCAGCACCTGTGGCTGAACCAGTGGCTGAAGCTGTCGCAGTTTAG
- the thiS gene encoding thiamine biosynthesis protein ThiS yields MINQIALQVNGETRNCAIDTPLPELLKQLGLNPRLVAVEYNGEILHKQFWETTQMQEGDILEIVTIVGGG; encoded by the coding sequence ATGATAAATCAAATTGCGCTGCAAGTTAACGGAGAAACCCGCAATTGTGCGATCGACACACCGTTACCAGAATTACTAAAACAATTGGGATTAAACCCCCGCTTGGTGGCTGTGGAGTACAACGGGGAAATTCTGCACAAACAATTTTGGGAAACTACACAGATGCAAGAGGGCGACATATTAGAAATTGTCACAATTGTCGGAGGAGGCTAG
- a CDS encoding thiamine phosphate synthase encodes MTDKQNRTLPAQPALCRILDANLDRSREGLRIIEEWCRFGLNNADLAGECKQLRQELAAWHVAELRSARDTPADPGTELTHPQEEQRSSIQQLLEANFCRVEEALRVLEEYGKIYDRNMGAAFKQMRYRVYTLESNLLAYRRYQQLLRSQLYLVTSPRDNLLGVVEAALQGGLTLVQYRDKSSDDGAKLANARKLCELCHRYDALLIVNDRVDFAIAADADGVHLGQQDLPVAEARKLLGPGRIIGRSTTNGEEMQRAIEEGADYIGVGPVYSTPTKPDKQAAGLDYVRYAADKSSIPWFAIGGIDINNLDEVLNAGAQRVAAVRAIMEAEQPTLVTQFFISQLIRMENLKAQKALHGKS; translated from the coding sequence ATGACCGACAAACAAAACAGAACTTTACCGGCACAGCCAGCCCTCTGCCGGATTTTAGATGCAAATCTAGATCGATCGCGCGAAGGGTTGAGAATTATTGAAGAATGGTGCAGGTTTGGTCTCAACAACGCCGATTTAGCAGGCGAGTGCAAGCAACTGCGTCAAGAATTGGCTGCTTGGCACGTCGCAGAACTTCGCAGTGCTAGGGATACGCCCGCTGATCCGGGTACGGAGTTGACTCACCCGCAGGAAGAGCAGCGTTCGAGCATTCAGCAGCTACTGGAGGCGAATTTCTGTAGGGTGGAAGAAGCTCTGCGGGTACTCGAAGAGTATGGCAAAATTTACGATCGGAATATGGGTGCGGCTTTTAAGCAGATGCGCTATCGGGTTTATACTCTCGAAAGCAATTTGCTGGCTTACCGGCGCTACCAGCAGTTACTTCGATCGCAGTTATACCTTGTAACTTCGCCCAGAGACAACTTGTTGGGAGTCGTGGAAGCTGCTTTGCAAGGCGGACTGACTTTGGTGCAGTACCGCGACAAAAGCTCAGACGACGGCGCAAAGCTGGCTAACGCGCGCAAGCTTTGCGAACTTTGTCACCGCTACGATGCTTTGCTGATTGTGAACGATCGCGTGGATTTTGCGATTGCAGCGGATGCTGACGGCGTACACTTAGGACAGCAAGATTTGCCTGTGGCGGAAGCGCGCAAGTTGCTCGGCCCGGGACGGATCATCGGTCGTTCTACTACGAATGGCGAGGAAATGCAGCGAGCTATTGAAGAGGGAGCCGACTACATTGGAGTTGGGCCGGTTTACTCCACTCCTACTAAACCTGATAAACAGGCTGCGGGTTTGGATTATGTGCGGTATGCTGCTGATAAGTCCTCGATTCCGTGGTTTGCGATCGGCGGAATTGATATCAACAACCTCGATGAAGTATTGAATGCCGGAGCTCAAAGGGTTGCCGCAGTACGGGCGATTATGGAAGCAGAACAGCCTACTTTAGTGACGCAGTTTTTCATCTCACAGTTGATTCGGATGGAGAATCTGAAAGCTCAGAAAGCTTTGCACGGGAAAAGCTAG
- a CDS encoding DUF1565 domain-containing protein: MRLAEQHKRLRENNPNRRVKSKFDRENLTQNTGGDTRITDKLCFFMLMYSQQTRRKEKRSQKSCLSSCLLLVFAMTALCNHQPSVIAAGIPGVQLLSQTLQSDINILYVSSTGGSDTGGNGSDQAPFKTLTYALSVAPPKTAILLAPGTYSEQTGEKFPLMLRPSVTVQGNPNTRGQNIVIKGGGYFISPTSAGQNITILGADGAGLSGVTVTNTNYRGYALWIESSSPTVVNNTFSGSTHDGISVVGTSRPTIGGNVFSKNGANGITIFGSSQPEVRDNVFENTGFGVNVAQNASPLLIGNKITRNKDGVVVQANARPVLRNNYIESNRRDGIVAISRALPDLGTAAEPGGNVIRNNGQYDVNNAAKGQVIPAYGNQLLSSRTTGSVDVAGTFTPPPIGGSALQLTTDRPPSIGGPDTSLPAYTPGRLSPRTERAPLPPPAPVSRRSVQNRSTPPSAQLQQELSPRNAAGSSVVQGAIAIPLPDPNYRSVSEISVQQPMIPPNFDSSTSSVSSEGRLPVPGRNIPVGRGGYVPAPLGGNSLPDSPENSPSFDLPSALGLRYRVVVESNSSGDRQKIQSLVTGAFRSFSNGRPVMQAGAFREREKAEELLQMLTGNGWNARIEEIK; encoded by the coding sequence GTGAGGTTAGCAGAACAACACAAAAGATTAAGGGAGAACAACCCAAACAGGCGGGTGAAATCAAAGTTCGATCGCGAAAACCTGACACAAAACACCGGAGGCGACACTCGGATCACAGATAAGTTGTGTTTTTTTATGCTGATGTACTCACAACAGACCAGGCGCAAAGAAAAGCGATCGCAAAAATCTTGTTTGAGTTCTTGCCTTCTGCTCGTTTTTGCGATGACCGCCCTTTGCAACCATCAACCGTCAGTTATCGCTGCCGGCATACCGGGAGTGCAGCTACTTTCTCAGACGCTGCAGAGCGACATCAACATACTGTACGTCAGCTCGACAGGGGGCAGCGACACAGGAGGCAACGGCAGCGATCAAGCTCCGTTTAAAACCCTTACCTACGCCTTAAGCGTGGCCCCGCCCAAAACAGCGATTTTGCTAGCGCCCGGTACTTACAGCGAGCAAACCGGCGAAAAATTTCCATTAATGCTCAGGCCCAGCGTGACAGTTCAGGGAAATCCCAACACTCGCGGTCAGAATATTGTCATCAAAGGCGGAGGATACTTTATCAGTCCGACTTCGGCGGGTCAAAATATCACGATTTTAGGCGCAGACGGGGCGGGACTCAGCGGGGTGACGGTGACAAATACCAACTATCGCGGTTACGCTTTGTGGATCGAATCGAGTTCTCCAACGGTTGTCAACAATACTTTTTCTGGCAGCACTCACGACGGCATTTCGGTAGTGGGTACTTCCAGGCCGACGATTGGCGGGAATGTTTTCTCGAAAAATGGAGCTAACGGCATTACGATTTTTGGAAGTTCTCAGCCGGAAGTTCGAGATAATGTGTTTGAAAACACTGGATTTGGGGTGAATGTAGCGCAGAACGCTTCGCCTCTGCTAATCGGTAACAAAATTACTCGCAATAAAGACGGCGTGGTGGTGCAAGCTAATGCTAGACCTGTGCTGCGTAACAATTATATCGAGAGTAACCGGCGGGACGGAATTGTGGCGATATCGAGAGCTCTGCCGGATTTGGGAACTGCCGCCGAACCGGGGGGCAATGTTATTCGCAACAACGGTCAGTACGATGTGAACAATGCGGCCAAAGGTCAAGTAATCCCAGCTTACGGCAATCAATTATTGAGCAGCCGGACGACGGGCTCGGTTGATGTGGCGGGAACTTTTACCCCTCCGCCAATTGGAGGAAGTGCTTTGCAGCTAACGACCGATCGACCCCCCAGCATCGGTGGCCCAGACACTTCTCTCCCGGCTTACACTCCCGGGCGGCTAAGTCCCAGAACTGAAAGAGCGCCACTTCCCCCGCCTGCGCCCGTTTCAAGGCGATCGGTGCAAAATCGATCGACACCGCCAAGCGCTCAGTTGCAGCAAGAGCTTTCTCCCAGGAATGCCGCTGGTTCATCGGTAGTCCAAGGGGCGATCGCAATTCCCCTGCCCGATCCGAATTATCGATCGGTTTCGGAAATTTCGGTACAGCAACCAATGATTCCTCCCAATTTTGATAGTTCGACGAGTTCGGTTTCTTCCGAGGGTAGATTGCCGGTCCCGGGCCGCAACATTCCTGTAGGAAGGGGCGGCTATGTACCTGCACCTTTAGGGGGGAATTCTTTGCCCGATTCCCCGGAGAATTCGCCGTCATTCGATTTGCCGTCGGCTTTGGGTTTGCGCTATCGAGTTGTGGTGGAGAGCAACAGTTCGGGCGATCGACAAAAAATCCAATCCCTCGTTACCGGTGCTTTTCGCTCTTTTTCCAACGGACGACCGGTGATGCAAGCCGGTGCTTTTCGAGAACGCGAAAAAGCTGAGGAATTGCTACAAATGCTTACCGGTAACGGTTGGAATGCCCGAATTGAAGAAATTAAATGA
- a CDS encoding peptidoglycan-binding protein — MSQNLTASWNNAREVPSLLFGWSLCGLFVMGLIASTPAAAQLPTSEQGNINSPIAQTGARARPTLKLGSRSSEVIELQAALKLLGFYADTVDGIFSQSTARAVSQFQEAAGLPPDAIVGQDTWNRLFPEAPSAIENPSDNAPVTAENSEINPQAQPTNFPVLRRRMRGAAVRNLQERLRAKGFLRVSVDGVFGPETQAAVKAAQRQYQLPADGIVGRATWEALLR; from the coding sequence ATGTCCCAAAACTTGACAGCAAGCTGGAATAACGCCCGCGAGGTTCCGAGTTTGCTCTTCGGCTGGAGTTTGTGCGGTTTATTTGTAATGGGATTGATCGCCTCTACTCCTGCTGCCGCACAGCTACCTACCTCCGAACAAGGTAACATTAATAGCCCGATCGCTCAAACAGGTGCTCGCGCCCGCCCCACGCTCAAATTGGGCAGCCGCAGCTCAGAAGTAATCGAACTCCAAGCTGCTCTTAAATTATTGGGCTTTTACGCTGACACTGTAGACGGGATTTTCTCACAAAGCACCGCTAGAGCTGTGTCTCAGTTCCAGGAAGCAGCAGGTCTGCCTCCCGACGCAATAGTCGGTCAAGATACTTGGAACCGGCTGTTTCCGGAGGCTCCGAGCGCGATCGAAAACCCGAGCGACAACGCTCCTGTAACTGCCGAGAACTCAGAGATTAACCCCCAAGCGCAGCCAACCAATTTTCCCGTTTTGAGAAGACGAATGCGGGGGGCGGCAGTCAGAAATTTGCAAGAGCGGCTGCGGGCCAAGGGATTTTTGCGCGTGAGTGTTGACGGCGTTTTCGGCCCGGAAACTCAAGCTGCTGTCAAAGCGGCTCAGCGACAATATCAACTACCCGCCGATGGCATTGTCGGCCGCGCAACTTGGGAAGCTCTGCTGCGTTGA
- a CDS encoding NAD(P)-dependent oxidoreductase: protein MTTEQKINPPQHQEQQPGIESQMTPQPQSFAEGYRGSDKLRDKVALITGGDSGIGRAVAIAFAKEGANVVISYLNEDDDAKKTKEAIEQQGRRCIAIAGDIGDENLCQNLVEQTVKEFGSLDILVNNAAEQHPQESIEDITAEQLERTFRTNIFSMFYLTKAALKHLKEGSAIINTTSVTAYKGNQQLLDYSSTKGAIVAFTRSLSQSLAEKGIRVNGVAPGPIWTPLIPATFPEEKVEKFGADTALGRAGQPDEVAPSFVFLASKDSSYMTGQILHPNGGSVING, encoded by the coding sequence ATGACAACCGAACAGAAGATTAATCCGCCTCAACATCAAGAACAGCAACCCGGTATAGAATCGCAAATGACCCCGCAACCTCAGTCCTTCGCGGAGGGCTATCGCGGTAGCGACAAATTGCGGGACAAAGTAGCCTTAATTACCGGCGGAGACAGCGGTATCGGGCGTGCAGTGGCGATCGCCTTTGCCAAAGAAGGCGCTAACGTGGTCATCAGCTATCTTAACGAAGATGATGATGCCAAAAAAACCAAAGAGGCGATCGAACAACAAGGCCGGCGCTGTATTGCGATCGCCGGCGACATCGGCGACGAAAACCTCTGTCAAAACCTTGTAGAACAAACAGTTAAAGAATTTGGTAGCCTCGATATCCTCGTCAACAACGCCGCCGAACAGCATCCGCAAGAAAGCATTGAAGACATCACCGCCGAACAATTAGAGCGCACCTTCCGTACCAACATTTTCTCAATGTTTTACCTCACAAAAGCCGCTCTCAAACACCTCAAAGAGGGAAGTGCAATTATCAACACTACCTCTGTCACTGCCTACAAAGGCAATCAACAATTACTAGATTACTCCTCCACAAAAGGAGCAATTGTTGCCTTTACCCGCTCTTTGTCTCAAAGTTTAGCTGAGAAAGGAATTCGCGTCAACGGAGTCGCCCCCGGCCCGATTTGGACCCCTCTAATTCCTGCAACTTTTCCTGAAGAAAAAGTGGAGAAATTTGGTGCAGACACGGCATTGGGACGCGCCGGTCAACCCGATGAAGTTGCCCCCAGTTTCGTGTTTTTAGCTTCAAAAGATTCGTCTTACATGACTGGTCAAATTTTGCATCCCAACGGCGGATCTGTGATTAACGGATAG
- a CDS encoding DNA nickase, with translation MVATLEDTKRQAIATKLADMKALQNLLIANEELFINSCNDSELADRFRHMLEDDRKNLGVLETTIVQYGIQAEPKESSAKMIEEVQKLMEGSELTLFEKVTQHELLKHKQTMAGLLIHKAAQVVGADIEAAITPLNTVNFENRAHQEQLKGVMEILGVRELTGKDPDQGVWARVQDAMAAMTGIIGGAVTRSKDEMNITEIISMDHRKTDTLFMEIASTDDPQKLQEFFGQLYKDLSVHAEAEEQIVYPAIRSYYGNTQELFDEQAQMKQMLAQIKALNPTSSDFKAQIKQLQTVVQDHVKEEENDMFPQIRRHLSEAQMEQMATQFKAAKSTMQQEMANMS, from the coding sequence ATGGTAGCTACCTTAGAAGATACCAAGCGCCAAGCGATCGCAACTAAATTAGCAGACATGAAAGCGCTGCAAAACCTGTTGATCGCCAACGAGGAATTGTTCATCAATTCCTGTAACGACTCCGAACTGGCTGATCGCTTCCGCCATATGCTTGAGGACGATCGCAAAAACTTGGGCGTATTAGAAACTACGATCGTGCAATACGGCATTCAAGCCGAGCCCAAAGAAAGCAGCGCAAAAATGATTGAAGAAGTTCAGAAACTCATGGAAGGTTCTGAACTCACATTGTTTGAAAAAGTCACTCAGCACGAACTGCTCAAACACAAACAAACAATGGCCGGTTTGTTAATTCACAAAGCTGCTCAAGTAGTCGGCGCTGACATCGAAGCCGCCATTACTCCCCTCAACACAGTTAACTTTGAAAACCGCGCTCACCAAGAGCAACTCAAGGGAGTTATGGAAATCTTGGGCGTGCGCGAACTGACCGGCAAAGACCCCGACCAAGGCGTTTGGGCTCGCGTGCAAGATGCAATGGCAGCAATGACCGGCATCATCGGCGGTGCAGTTACCCGCAGCAAAGATGAGATGAACATCACCGAAATCATCTCAATGGATCACCGCAAAACCGATACCCTCTTTATGGAAATCGCAAGCACCGACGATCCTCAAAAACTGCAAGAATTCTTCGGTCAACTTTACAAAGACCTCAGCGTTCACGCCGAAGCCGAAGAACAAATTGTTTACCCAGCAATTCGCAGCTACTACGGCAATACTCAAGAACTGTTCGACGAGCAAGCACAAATGAAGCAGATGCTTGCCCAAATTAAGGCTCTCAACCCCACTTCTTCTGATTTCAAAGCCCAAATCAAACAGCTCCAAACAGTGGTTCAGGATCACGTCAAAGAAGAAGAAAACGATATGTTCCCTCAAATTCGCCGCCACCTGAGCGAAGCACAAATGGAACAAATGGCTACTCAATTCAAAGCAGCCAAAAGCACGATGCAGCAAGAAATGGCTAACATGAGCTAA
- a CDS encoding insulinase family protein gives MSQLLTALEFPANVWKLNNGLTVIHQRISATPVVALDVWVRAGATLEPDSWSGMAHFLEHMIFKGTDSIAPGEFDQVIENRGGVANAATSHDYAHFFVNAAADYLAETAQPLAELLLRASIPDQEFDRERDVVLEEIRQAQDNPDWLGFQAMMETVYQRHPYRRSVLGTEELLMSRTPHEMRCFHRSHYQPENMTVVVVGGIDEQQARDITGKAFEQFSDRWDCPQLTAEAEPPVVEIRRQELCLPRLEQARLMMAWTGPGVEQLQSACGLDLLSVLLAHGRTSRLVRELREELQLVEAIDSTFSLQRESSLFTISAVLDAKDIEQVESRICDRLWELQSEPVSEVELLRCKRLLCNDFAFSLETPGQLAGLYGYYNTIATAELALSYPTRIKAFGPLDLQRLAQQYLSPRRYTAVVLKPI, from the coding sequence TTGTCTCAACTGCTCACTGCTTTAGAGTTCCCAGCCAATGTCTGGAAGCTCAACAACGGGTTAACGGTAATTCACCAGCGGATTTCGGCCACACCGGTGGTCGCCCTAGACGTGTGGGTGAGGGCTGGCGCTACGCTGGAGCCGGATTCTTGGTCGGGAATGGCTCATTTTCTAGAACACATGATATTTAAAGGGACGGATTCGATCGCCCCTGGAGAATTTGACCAGGTAATCGAAAATCGCGGCGGTGTCGCCAACGCAGCTACAAGTCACGACTACGCGCATTTTTTCGTCAACGCTGCGGCTGATTATTTAGCAGAAACAGCGCAGCCACTGGCAGAATTGCTGCTGCGGGCTTCGATTCCGGATCAGGAATTCGATCGGGAGCGAGATGTGGTGCTCGAAGAAATCCGTCAGGCTCAAGACAATCCCGATTGGCTGGGTTTCCAAGCCATGATGGAAACAGTTTACCAGCGGCATCCCTATAGGCGATCAGTATTGGGCACGGAAGAGCTGCTGATGTCGCGAACTCCCCACGAAATGCGCTGTTTCCACCGATCGCACTATCAGCCGGAAAATATGACGGTGGTGGTAGTCGGGGGAATTGATGAACAACAGGCCAGAGATATTACGGGGAAAGCTTTCGAGCAGTTTTCTGATCGGTGGGATTGTCCCCAATTAACCGCAGAGGCGGAACCGCCGGTGGTAGAAATTCGCCGTCAGGAACTCTGTCTCCCCCGATTGGAACAAGCGCGGCTGATGATGGCCTGGACGGGCCCGGGAGTTGAACAATTGCAAAGTGCTTGCGGCTTGGATTTGCTGTCGGTGTTGCTCGCACACGGGCGGACTTCGCGTTTAGTCAGGGAACTGCGGGAAGAATTACAATTAGTAGAGGCGATCGACAGCACTTTCTCGCTGCAACGGGAATCGAGTTTATTTACTATCAGTGCAGTCTTGGACGCGAAAGATATTGAACAGGTGGAATCTCGGATTTGCGATCGACTTTGGGAATTGCAGTCTGAGCCAGTTTCCGAGGTAGAATTGCTCCGCTGTAAGCGTTTGCTGTGCAACGATTTTGCTTTCTCGCTCGAAACGCCGGGACAGTTAGCCGGTCTTTACGGATATTACAATACGATCGCCACTGCGGAATTAGCGCTTAGCTATCCCACCAGGATTAAAGCATTTGGGCCCTTAGACCTCCAGCGCCTAGCTCAACAATATCTCTCTCCCCGACGCTATACAGCCGTGGTACTCAAACCAATCTAA
- a CDS encoding insulinase family protein — translation MKNEIQRTVLDNGIVVLAAENPAADIIAARIFLRAGSRYVQPEQAGLCHLLSAVMTKGTDRLSSLEIAERVESVGARLSADSTTDYFLVSLKTVSADFEEILELAAQLTRSPTFPEAEVELERRIAISAIRSQQEQPFAIAFEQLRHAMYQEHPYAFSPLGTEATMSKLTRNELEQFHKTYFRPDNVVISVAGRISTEDAIALIDRTFGSWKAPLTPLPTLTVPPLSPSPESVVTAQDTQQSVIMLGYLAPSVKNPDYAAIKLLNTYLGNGLSSRLFVELREKRGLAYDVSALYATRLDTAQFVVYMGTAPENTATAFEGLRAEVDRLANTELSEEELQACKNKMLGQYALGKQTNSQIAQVLGWYEILGLGIQFDQQFQEEIAQVTASQARDAAKKYFVEPYISLVGPEAAITELGVAAVC, via the coding sequence ATGAAAAATGAAATCCAGCGCACGGTTTTAGACAACGGTATTGTTGTCTTAGCAGCAGAAAATCCAGCAGCGGATATTATTGCAGCTAGGATATTCCTGCGGGCCGGCAGTCGCTACGTGCAGCCGGAACAAGCAGGATTGTGTCACTTGCTGTCGGCGGTAATGACTAAGGGAACCGATCGCCTGTCTTCGCTGGAAATTGCCGAGCGTGTAGAATCGGTGGGAGCGAGATTGAGCGCCGACTCTACTACAGACTATTTTTTAGTGAGTTTGAAGACGGTTTCTGCGGATTTTGAGGAGATTTTGGAGTTGGCGGCGCAATTGACGCGATCGCCGACTTTCCCGGAAGCTGAAGTCGAACTTGAACGCCGCATTGCTATATCGGCAATTCGATCGCAACAAGAACAGCCATTTGCGATCGCCTTCGAGCAATTGCGGCACGCGATGTACCAGGAACACCCCTATGCTTTCTCTCCCTTGGGTACGGAAGCTACTATGTCAAAGCTCACCAGAAACGAGCTCGAACAGTTCCACAAAACCTATTTCCGTCCCGATAATGTAGTTATTTCTGTAGCCGGCAGAATATCGACCGAAGATGCGATCGCCCTGATCGATCGAACTTTTGGATCCTGGAAAGCGCCTTTAACACCTTTACCAACTTTAACCGTCCCCCCTCTGTCACCTTCCCCTGAATCGGTCGTTACGGCGCAAGATACGCAGCAATCAGTGATTATGCTGGGCTACCTCGCACCCTCTGTCAAAAATCCCGACTATGCAGCGATTAAGTTGCTGAATACTTATTTGGGTAACGGTTTGTCGAGCCGATTGTTTGTGGAATTGCGCGAAAAGCGGGGCTTGGCTTACGACGTTTCCGCGCTCTACGCGACGCGCTTGGACACGGCTCAGTTTGTCGTGTACATGGGTACTGCGCCGGAAAATACGGCGACTGCTTTTGAAGGATTGCGCGCAGAAGTCGATCGACTCGCCAACACCGAACTAAGCGAGGAAGAATTGCAAGCTTGCAAGAATAAAATGCTCGGTCAATATGCTTTAGGAAAACAAACTAATTCGCAAATTGCCCAAGTTTTAGGCTGGTATGAAATTTTGGGATTGGGAATTCAATTTGACCAGCAATTTCAAGAAGAAATTGCACAGGTGACAGCTTCACAAGCGCGGGATGCTGCTAAGAAATATTTTGTAGAACCGTATATTTCTTTGGTGGGCCCGGAGGCGGCGATTACAGAGTTGGGTGTAGCGGCTGTTTGTTGA
- a CDS encoding XRE family transcriptional regulator, producing the protein MGISKKKRLEDKGWKIGSAPEVLELSPEESILIDIKLALSLNLKERRQRLMTQAELAEKINSSQPSIAKAENGDDSVSIELLIRALLTTGATPQDIGQIIAQVGEKDR; encoded by the coding sequence ATGGGTATTTCCAAAAAGAAGCGTCTAGAAGATAAAGGCTGGAAGATTGGATCAGCCCCGGAAGTCTTAGAACTTTCACCAGAGGAATCGATCCTAATTGACATTAAGTTAGCCCTCAGTCTTAATCTCAAAGAACGTCGGCAAAGATTGATGACACAGGCAGAGTTAGCTGAGAAAATCAACTCCAGCCAACCTAGTATTGCCAAAGCTGAAAATGGCGACGATTCGGTTTCTATTGAACTGTTAATACGCGCCCTCCTGACAACAGGTGCAACGCCTCAAGATATAGGGCAAATTATTGCTCAGGTAGGAGAGAAAGACCGATAA